The following are encoded together in the Streptomyces sp. NBC_00358 genome:
- the murJ gene encoding murein biosynthesis integral membrane protein MurJ, whose product MNAPYDGDRGQGAGSSGYPEDYPDQDAGRSGYPEGTPGAAQMPPGSPADMYLQDAYDQDPYRAQDLSAQDPVAEALYDRAAHPPPTPGTYAPQQPLYAQPPASQYAPDPRVWAQTPPPEPAGPTRHLPYGDDARTTQYVGVDDLVTQAGEEQDQPDAFAHLFRDQQQGGVRHAYASPAVPAPAPEPAPAAAQPPAAAPAKSGGRASGLLKSSAVMAAGTLVSRLTGFVRTMIITAALGAATLGDAWTVAYTLPTMIYILTVGGGLNSVFVPQLVRSMKEDEDGGEAYANRLLTLVMVALGVIVTGAVFIAPLLIQLMSDSIASNPASNNVAVSFARYCLPTIFFMGVHVVMGQILNARGKFGAMMWTPVLNNIVMIFTFGMFLWVYGTARHSGMTVNNIPPDGIRLLGIGTLLGLVVQATAMVPYLREAGFRFRPRFDWRGHGLGKAVKLAKWTVLFVLANQAGVLVVTQLATAAGKASGKSGAGILAYANAQLIWGMPQAIITVSVMAAMLPRISRAAHDGDPGAVRDDISQGLRTSAVAIVPVAFMFVALGIPMCTLLFGSSGIEAAQSQGYVLMAFALGLIPFSVQYVVLRGFYAYEDTRTPFYNTVIVAAVNAAASAVCYMVLPAQWAVVGMAGAYGLAYAVGVGVAWQRLRRRLGGDLDGARVLRTYARLCLASIPGAVVGGAVGFAITQVLGHGAIGSIAALVAGSIALLGVFYVAARKMRIEELNSMVGMVRGRLGR is encoded by the coding sequence ATGAACGCGCCGTACGACGGTGACCGCGGCCAGGGCGCGGGATCCTCGGGCTACCCCGAGGACTACCCGGACCAGGACGCGGGCCGCTCCGGCTACCCCGAGGGCACACCGGGGGCCGCTCAGATGCCGCCGGGGTCTCCCGCGGACATGTACCTCCAGGACGCCTACGACCAGGACCCCTACCGGGCACAGGACCTCTCGGCCCAGGACCCGGTGGCGGAGGCGCTCTACGACCGTGCCGCGCACCCGCCGCCGACGCCCGGAACGTACGCCCCCCAGCAGCCGCTCTACGCCCAGCCTCCCGCGTCGCAGTACGCCCCCGATCCCCGGGTGTGGGCCCAGACGCCCCCGCCGGAGCCGGCCGGGCCGACGCGCCACCTGCCGTACGGGGACGACGCCCGGACCACTCAGTACGTGGGGGTGGACGACCTGGTCACCCAGGCCGGCGAGGAGCAGGATCAACCCGACGCCTTCGCCCACCTCTTCCGCGATCAGCAGCAGGGCGGGGTCCGGCATGCCTATGCGTCCCCCGCGGTCCCGGCACCGGCGCCCGAGCCGGCTCCGGCCGCCGCTCAGCCTCCCGCCGCCGCTCCGGCGAAGTCCGGCGGTCGCGCCTCCGGCTTGCTGAAGTCCAGCGCCGTCATGGCGGCGGGCACGCTGGTATCCCGTCTCACCGGCTTCGTGCGCACCATGATCATCACGGCCGCTCTGGGAGCGGCGACGCTCGGTGACGCCTGGACCGTCGCGTACACCCTGCCGACGATGATCTACATCCTGACCGTCGGCGGCGGACTCAACTCGGTCTTCGTGCCCCAGCTCGTACGGTCCATGAAGGAGGACGAGGACGGCGGTGAGGCGTACGCCAACCGCCTGCTGACCCTCGTCATGGTCGCCCTCGGCGTGATCGTCACCGGCGCGGTGTTCATCGCGCCGCTGCTGATCCAGCTGATGTCGGACTCCATCGCGAGCAACCCGGCGTCCAACAACGTGGCTGTCTCCTTCGCCCGGTACTGCCTGCCCACGATCTTCTTCATGGGCGTGCACGTGGTCATGGGCCAGATCCTCAACGCCCGCGGGAAGTTCGGCGCGATGATGTGGACTCCGGTCCTGAACAACATCGTCATGATCTTCACGTTCGGCATGTTCCTCTGGGTCTACGGCACCGCCCGGCACTCCGGCATGACGGTGAACAACATCCCGCCGGACGGCATCCGCCTGCTGGGCATCGGCACCCTGCTCGGCCTGGTCGTACAGGCCACGGCGATGGTTCCGTATCTGCGCGAGGCCGGGTTCCGGTTCCGTCCGCGGTTCGACTGGAGGGGCCACGGCCTCGGCAAGGCCGTCAAGCTCGCCAAGTGGACCGTGCTCTTCGTTCTCGCCAACCAGGCGGGCGTCCTCGTCGTCACCCAGCTGGCCACGGCGGCCGGCAAGGCCTCGGGCAAGAGCGGTGCGGGGATTCTGGCCTACGCCAACGCCCAGTTGATCTGGGGCATGCCGCAGGCGATCATCACGGTCTCCGTCATGGCGGCCATGCTTCCGCGGATCTCGCGAGCGGCCCACGACGGTGATCCGGGAGCCGTCCGCGACGACATCTCGCAGGGGCTGCGGACGTCCGCGGTGGCGATCGTCCCCGTCGCCTTCATGTTCGTCGCCCTGGGCATCCCCATGTGCACCCTGCTCTTCGGCTCCAGCGGCATCGAGGCCGCGCAGTCCCAGGGCTACGTCCTGATGGCCTTCGCGCTCGGCCTGATCCCGTTCTCGGTGCAGTACGTGGTCCTGCGTGGCTTCTACGCCTACGAGGACACCCGCACCCCCTTCTACAACACGGTCATCGTGGCTGCCGTCAACGCGGCCGCGTCGGCCGTCTGTTACATGGTGCTGCCCGCGCAGTGGGCGGTCGTCGGCATGGCCGGCGCGTACGGGCTGGCGTACGCCGTGGGCGTCGGAGTGGCCTGGCAGCGACTGCGCCGGCGGCTGGGCGGCGACCTGGACGGCGCCCGCGTGCTGCGCACGTACGCGCGTCTCTGCCTGGCCTCCATCCCTGGCGCCGTGGTGGGCGGGGCCGTAGGCTTCGCGATCACCCAGGTTCTCGGGCACGGTGCGATCGGTTCGATCGCCGCGCTCGTCGCCGGATCGATCGCCCTGCTCGGTGTCTTCTACGTCGCCGCGCGCAAGATGCGCATCGAAGAGCTCAATTCAATGGTCGGAATGGTCCGCGGGCGCCTGGGGCGCTGA
- a CDS encoding DUF6049 family protein — MAEAADFQGTSPSPARRWLRRSGALLAGAPLLAGLLQLPLSTPSQAAEKASVADATGSSGPIDVSLDSLNPSTPTDGDTITVSGSVTNTGKQAVTDGHVGIRVGPSLNTRSAIDTVAKRTSFQPGLDPLEVGGKYVAKVSKLGAGSSQHFSISVPVKDLDLGSDGVYQLGVSLTGRTTAQPWDQVLGIERTFLPWQPSGADTRTKTTYLWPLISTVHLTAETGSDAQQTPVFKNDDLAKEISPGGRLDQLLSLGSQLEVTWVLDPDLLASVDAMRGGYRIQQEDGTTVEGRNQAVANAWLDKLEKTVRDQDVVALPFADPDLASLAHRGKDVTGSLSHLKDATAVAADTVETIVHVKPSTEFAWPADGAVDPSIVKVATSAGADKVIARSDSLRETGGLSYTPSAARPIGGGTTAVVADERLSTAFQGDMLKADASTLAVQKFLAQSLMINLQEPKDARSIVVAPQRMPTASQAQSMAEALRTLQQGNWSESQGLTDAAKAKPDPGATTKVPPASSYPSALRNRELPRAAFERIQETQAKLDKFRMILTDESRVVTPFGLAIDRGMSASWRGRPTEAAAFRQGVETYLDGLMGLVHLIKKSDAKLSGRSATIPVTVQNNLVQGVGHLVLRLTSQQPTRLKIRNGPYDEQPIQVAGEHSQSVKFTTSTKANGPVQVVAQLYTEDGQPYGDPVPFEVKVTEITSTVMLVIGGGVLLLVLAGFRMYTQRKRAAARQAEEDAETSPEAGGESKDTDGTVDTDTTEHSEAGPEQASDSESGADGPEHPSDPTPDTAPESADPSGTGERVDR; from the coding sequence GTGGCCGAGGCGGCAGACTTCCAAGGGACCAGTCCCTCACCTGCCCGTCGGTGGCTCCGGCGCAGCGGCGCACTGCTGGCCGGGGCGCCGCTGCTGGCCGGGCTGCTCCAGCTGCCCTTGAGCACGCCCTCTCAGGCCGCTGAGAAGGCCTCTGTGGCCGATGCCACCGGTTCGTCCGGCCCGATCGACGTCAGCCTCGACTCGCTCAACCCCAGCACCCCCACCGACGGCGACACGATCACGGTCTCGGGTTCGGTCACCAACACGGGCAAGCAGGCGGTCACGGATGGCCACGTGGGCATCCGCGTGGGGCCGTCCCTGAACACCCGCTCCGCCATCGACACCGTCGCGAAGCGCACCAGCTTCCAGCCGGGCCTCGACCCGCTGGAAGTCGGGGGCAAGTACGTCGCGAAGGTCTCCAAGCTGGGGGCGGGCAGCTCTCAGCACTTCAGCATCTCGGTGCCCGTCAAGGACCTCGACCTCGGCTCCGACGGGGTCTACCAGCTCGGCGTATCGCTCACGGGCCGGACGACCGCACAGCCGTGGGACCAGGTACTCGGCATCGAGCGGACGTTCCTGCCCTGGCAGCCCTCAGGGGCGGACACGAGGACGAAGACGACGTACCTCTGGCCGCTCATCTCCACCGTCCACCTCACGGCGGAGACCGGTTCGGACGCGCAGCAGACGCCGGTCTTCAAGAACGACGATCTGGCCAAGGAGATCTCTCCGGGCGGGCGGCTGGACCAGCTCCTGTCGCTCGGCAGCCAGCTCGAGGTCACCTGGGTGCTCGACCCGGACCTGCTGGCCTCCGTCGACGCGATGCGGGGCGGCTACCGGATTCAGCAGGAGGACGGCACGACCGTCGAGGGGAGGAACCAGGCGGTGGCCAACGCCTGGCTCGACAAGCTGGAGAAGACGGTCAGGGACCAGGACGTCGTCGCGCTCCCCTTCGCCGACCCCGACCTCGCGTCGCTGGCCCACCGCGGCAAGGACGTCACCGGCTCCCTGAGTCACCTCAAGGACGCCACCGCTGTGGCGGCCGACACCGTGGAGACGATCGTCCACGTGAAACCGAGCACGGAGTTCGCCTGGCCGGCGGACGGCGCGGTGGACCCGTCGATCGTGAAGGTGGCCACGTCGGCCGGAGCCGACAAGGTGATCGCCCGCAGCGACAGCCTGCGCGAGACGGGTGGCCTGTCGTACACGCCCAGCGCCGCACGCCCCATCGGCGGCGGAACGACGGCGGTGGTCGCGGACGAGCGGCTGTCGACCGCGTTCCAGGGCGACATGCTGAAGGCGGACGCCTCCACGCTCGCCGTCCAGAAGTTCCTCGCGCAGAGCCTGATGATCAACCTGCAGGAGCCGAAGGACGCGCGCAGTATCGTCGTCGCCCCGCAGCGCATGCCCACCGCCAGCCAGGCGCAGTCGATGGCCGAGGCGCTGCGGACGCTTCAGCAGGGGAACTGGTCGGAGTCGCAGGGGCTGACCGACGCCGCCAAGGCCAAGCCCGACCCCGGCGCCACCACGAAGGTGCCCCCCGCCTCCTCGTACCCCTCGGCCCTGCGCAACCGGGAGCTGCCGCGTGCTGCCTTCGAGCGGATCCAGGAGACACAGGCCAAGCTCGACAAATTCCGGATGATCCTGACCGACGAGTCCCGTGTGGTCACCCCCTTCGGCCTGGCCATAGACCGGGGGATGTCGGCGTCCTGGCGCGGTCGTCCCACGGAGGCCGCGGCCTTCCGCCAGGGTGTGGAGACGTACCTCGACGGGCTCATGGGCCTGGTCCACCTCATCAAGAAGTCGGACGCGAAGCTCTCCGGGCGCAGCGCCACGATCCCCGTGACCGTCCAGAACAACCTCGTGCAGGGCGTCGGCCATCTGGTGCTGCGCCTCACGTCGCAGCAACCCACCCGCCTCAAGATCCGCAACGGCCCGTACGACGAGCAGCCGATCCAGGTCGCCGGCGAGCACAGTCAGTCGGTGAAGTTCACGACCTCCACCAAGGCCAACGGCCCGGTGCAGGTCGTCGCCCAGCTGTACACGGAGGACGGGCAGCCGTACGGAGACCCGGTTCCCTTCGAGGTGAAGGTCACCGAGATCACCTCTACCGTGATGCTCGTCATCGGCGGAGGTGTCCTGCTTCTCGTGCTCGCCGGTTTCCGGATGTACACGCAGCGTAAGCGTGCGGCCGCCCGGCAGGCCGAGGAGGATGCTGAAACCAGCCCTGAGGCAGGGGGCGAGAGCAAGGACACGGACGGCACCGTGGACACTGACACCACCGAACACTCCGAGGCCGGTCCCGAACAGGCTTCTGACTCGGAGTCGGGGGCGGACGGCCCGGAGCACCCGAGTGACCCAACACCGGACACCGCACCGGAAAGCGCCGACCCGTCCGGCACGGGTGAGAGAGTGGACCGTTGA
- a CDS encoding CCA tRNA nucleotidyltransferase, protein MPNANEDNSSALSQVQRRAVSELLRVSPVADELARRFQEAGFSLALVGGSVRDALLGRLGNDLDFTTDARPEDVLKIVRPWADALWEVGIAFGTVGAQKDARVGDVEQSFQIEITTYRSEAYDRTSRKPEVSYGDSIEEDLVRRDFTVNAMAVALPEKEFIDPYGGLDDLSARVLRTPGTPEASFSDDPLRMMRAARFAAQLDFEVAPEVVAAMTDMAGRIDIVSAERVRDELNKLIRSAHPRKGLTLLVDTGLADHVLPELPALRLESDEHHRHKDVYEHTLIVLEQAMALEQDGPDLVLRLAALLHDIGKPRTRRFEQDGRVSFHHHEMVGAKMTKKRMAALKYSNDLVKDVSRLVELHLRFHGYGTGEWTDSAVRRYVRDAGPLLDRLHKLTRSDCTTRNKRRAAALSRAYDGLEDRIAQLKDQEELDAIRPDLDGNEIMEILGIGPGPAIGQAYKFLLELRLENGPMEHDAAVASLKEWWAEQG, encoded by the coding sequence GTGCCGAACGCCAATGAAGACAATTCCAGCGCCCTGAGTCAGGTGCAGCGCCGCGCGGTGAGTGAACTGCTGCGGGTGTCCCCTGTCGCCGACGAGCTCGCCCGCCGATTCCAGGAGGCCGGGTTCTCGCTCGCTCTGGTCGGCGGCTCGGTCCGGGACGCGCTCCTCGGCCGGCTCGGCAATGACCTGGACTTCACGACGGACGCCCGACCCGAGGACGTGCTGAAGATCGTCCGTCCCTGGGCGGACGCGTTGTGGGAGGTGGGGATCGCCTTCGGCACGGTGGGGGCGCAGAAGGATGCCCGCGTGGGCGATGTGGAGCAGTCGTTCCAGATCGAGATCACGACGTACCGCTCCGAGGCGTACGACCGGACCTCACGCAAGCCGGAGGTGTCCTACGGCGACTCCATCGAGGAAGACCTCGTGCGTCGCGACTTCACGGTGAACGCGATGGCCGTCGCACTGCCGGAGAAGGAGTTCATCGACCCCTACGGCGGTCTGGACGACCTGTCCGCACGTGTGCTGCGTACTCCGGGTACCCCGGAGGCGTCCTTCTCCGACGATCCGCTGCGGATGATGCGCGCCGCACGGTTCGCCGCGCAGCTCGACTTCGAGGTGGCGCCCGAGGTCGTGGCCGCCATGACGGACATGGCCGGACGTATCGACATCGTTTCGGCGGAGCGGGTACGGGACGAACTGAACAAGCTGATCCGGTCCGCCCACCCGCGCAAGGGCCTGACACTGCTCGTTGACACCGGGCTCGCGGACCACGTGCTGCCCGAGCTCCCGGCGCTGCGGCTGGAGAGTGACGAGCACCACCGGCACAAGGACGTCTACGAGCACACGCTGATCGTTCTGGAACAGGCGATGGCGTTGGAGCAGGACGGGCCCGATCTGGTTCTCAGGCTCGCCGCCCTGCTTCACGACATCGGCAAGCCGCGTACGCGCCGCTTCGAGCAGGACGGGCGGGTCTCGTTCCACCACCACGAGATGGTGGGCGCCAAGATGACCAAGAAGCGGATGGCAGCGCTCAAATACTCGAACGACCTCGTGAAGGATGTCTCACGTCTGGTCGAACTGCATCTGCGCTTCCACGGGTACGGCACCGGAGAGTGGACGGACTCCGCGGTCCGCCGTTACGTCCGTGACGCGGGCCCGCTCCTCGACCGGCTCCACAAGCTGACCCGTTCCGACTGCACCACGCGCAACAAGCGCCGGGCGGCCGCGCTCTCCCGGGCCTACGACGGGCTGGAGGACCGCATCGCCCAGCTCAAGGACCAGGAAGAGCTCGACGCGATCCGTCCCGACCTCGACGGCAACGAGATCATGGAGATCCTGGGCATCGGCCCCGGGCCGGCGATCGGTCAGGCGTACAAGTTCCTGCTGGAGCTGCGCCTGGAGAACGGCCCGATGGAGCACGACGCCGCGGTGGCGTCGCTCAAGGAGTGGTGGGCCGAACAGGGCTGA
- a CDS encoding LppU/SCO3897 family protein, with product MKQYLRIGIVVCAVIAAGVGYLASRHDPDTAKVGDCMSISNPDNATDPGLKVVDCGSSKAKFKVAQKKSDSSGCDRSKYAEYTETGGSSDFTLCLSEIAAK from the coding sequence GTGAAACAGTACCTGCGCATCGGCATCGTGGTCTGTGCCGTCATAGCCGCCGGCGTGGGCTACCTCGCGAGCCGGCACGACCCGGACACCGCCAAGGTCGGCGACTGCATGAGCATCAGCAACCCGGACAACGCCACGGACCCAGGCCTGAAGGTCGTGGACTGCGGGAGCTCCAAGGCGAAGTTCAAGGTTGCGCAGAAGAAGAGTGACAGCTCTGGCTGCGACCGCAGCAAGTACGCCGAGTACACCGAGACGGGCGGCAGCAGCGACTTCACACTCTGCCTTTCGGAGATCGCCGCCAAGTAG
- a CDS encoding MFS transporter, producing the protein MAVVRDLRVLLRFQGFRRLLGVRLLSQGADGVYQIALATYVVFSPEKQTSAASIASAMAVLLLPYSLIGPFAGVLLDRWRRRQVLLYGNLLRTALASVTAVLVLGHVPDWLFYVSALSVTAVNRFVLAGLSAALPRVVDPDRLVLANSLSPTAGTLAATMGGALAFAVRLVGADSDAVVVLVGAALYLCAALASLRMAPGLLGPEQELIQPHLVAALAGTARGLAGGVRHLAERPRREAAWALMTMTLMRFCYGALTVMVLMLCRYAWASDSDDGLALLGLAVGASGAGFFVAAVVTPWAAGRLGPGRWIAVCAGAAAVLVPALCLSFSPAPTLVAAFMLGVTTQGAKIATDTVVQSSVDDGFRGRIFSVYDVLFNVAFVGAAAMAALMLPSDGRSVSLVVTVAAVYASIAVAMARFELQ; encoded by the coding sequence ATGGCTGTCGTGCGTGACCTGCGCGTCCTCCTGCGCTTCCAGGGATTCAGACGCCTGCTCGGTGTACGACTGCTGTCCCAGGGCGCTGACGGCGTCTATCAGATCGCCTTGGCCACCTACGTGGTCTTCTCACCGGAGAAGCAGACCTCGGCGGCCTCGATCGCCTCCGCGATGGCGGTACTGCTGCTCCCGTACTCCCTCATCGGCCCCTTCGCGGGGGTCCTGCTGGACCGTTGGCGGCGTCGGCAGGTCCTTCTGTACGGCAATCTGCTGCGCACGGCTTTGGCATCCGTGACGGCGGTCCTGGTGCTGGGCCATGTACCCGACTGGCTCTTCTACGTCTCCGCGCTCAGTGTCACCGCGGTCAACCGCTTCGTTCTGGCAGGGCTGTCGGCCGCGCTGCCCCGGGTCGTCGACCCGGACCGTCTGGTGCTTGCCAACTCGCTTTCACCGACCGCCGGCACGCTCGCGGCGACCATGGGCGGAGCCCTCGCGTTCGCCGTGCGGCTGGTCGGGGCGGACTCCGACGCGGTGGTGGTCCTCGTAGGAGCGGCGCTGTATCTGTGCGCGGCTCTCGCGTCCCTGCGCATGGCCCCGGGACTCCTCGGACCCGAGCAGGAGTTGATCCAGCCTCACCTGGTCGCCGCCCTCGCCGGCACCGCGCGTGGCCTTGCCGGGGGCGTACGTCATCTCGCGGAGCGTCCGCGGCGGGAGGCGGCCTGGGCTCTGATGACGATGACACTGATGCGCTTCTGCTACGGCGCCCTGACGGTCATGGTGCTGATGCTCTGCCGCTATGCGTGGGCGTCGGACTCCGACGACGGCCTGGCGCTCCTGGGGCTGGCTGTCGGAGCCTCGGGCGCCGGCTTCTTCGTCGCGGCCGTGGTGACGCCCTGGGCAGCCGGGCGGCTGGGCCCGGGCCGCTGGATCGCCGTCTGCGCCGGTGCCGCCGCGGTCCTCGTGCCCGCCCTCTGTCTCTCGTTCAGCCCCGCACCCACCCTGGTCGCAGCGTTCATGCTGGGCGTGACGACACAGGGCGCGAAGATCGCCACAGACACGGTCGTGCAGTCCTCGGTCGATGACGGTTTCCGCGGCCGGATCTTCTCCGTCTACGACGTCCTGTTCAACGTCGCCTTCGTCGGAGCGGCGGCAATGGCCGCTCTCATGCTGCCCTCTGACGGACGGTCGGTTTCCCTCGTCGTGACGGTGGCGGCGGTCTACGCGTCCATTGCGGTCGCTATGGCCCGCTTTGAACTTCAGTAA
- a CDS encoding inositol-3-phosphate synthase, whose amino-acid sequence MGSVRVAIVGVGNCAASLVQGVEYYKDADPAAKVPGLMHVQFGEYHVGDVEFVAAFDVDAKKVGLDLSDAIGASENNTIKICDVPSKGVTVQRGHTLDGLGKYYRMTIEESAEAPVDVVQVLKDKQVDVLICYLPVGSEAAAKFYAQCAIDAKVAFVNALPVFIAGTKEWADKFTEAGVPIVGDDIKSQVGATITHRVMAKLFEDRGVRLERTMQLNVGGNMDFKNMLERDRLESKKISKTQAVTSQIPDRDMGEKNVHIGPSDYVAWLDDRKWAYVRLEGRAFGDVPLNLEYKLEVWDSPNSAGVIIDALRAAKIAKDRGIGGPILSASSYFMKSPPVQYFDDEAFANVEKFIKGEVER is encoded by the coding sequence ATGGGTTCGGTTCGCGTAGCCATCGTCGGCGTGGGCAACTGCGCCGCCTCGCTGGTTCAGGGCGTCGAGTACTACAAGGACGCCGATCCGGCGGCCAAGGTACCCGGCCTGATGCACGTCCAGTTCGGCGAGTACCACGTCGGTGACGTCGAGTTCGTCGCCGCGTTCGACGTCGACGCGAAGAAGGTCGGCCTCGACCTCTCCGACGCCATCGGTGCCAGCGAGAACAACACCATCAAGATCTGCGACGTCCCGAGCAAGGGCGTCACGGTCCAGCGCGGTCACACCCTGGACGGTCTCGGTAAGTACTACCGCATGACCATCGAGGAGTCCGCCGAGGCGCCGGTCGACGTGGTCCAGGTCCTGAAGGACAAGCAGGTCGACGTCCTCATCTGCTACCTGCCCGTCGGTTCCGAGGCCGCGGCGAAGTTCTACGCCCAGTGCGCCATCGACGCCAAGGTCGCCTTCGTCAACGCCCTCCCGGTCTTCATCGCCGGCACCAAGGAGTGGGCGGACAAGTTCACCGAGGCGGGCGTCCCGATCGTCGGCGACGACATCAAGTCGCAGGTCGGCGCGACCATCACGCACCGCGTGATGGCGAAGCTGTTCGAGGACCGCGGTGTCCGTCTTGAGCGCACCATGCAGCTCAACGTCGGCGGCAACATGGACTTCAAGAACATGCTGGAGCGCGACCGCCTCGAGTCCAAGAAGATCTCGAAGACGCAGGCCGTCACCTCGCAGATCCCCGACCGCGACATGGGCGAGAAGAACGTCCACATCGGTCCCTCGGACTACGTGGCCTGGCTCGACGACCGCAAGTGGGCGTACGTCCGCCTCGAGGGTCGCGCCTTCGGCGACGTCCCGCTGAACCTGGAGTACAAGCTCGAGGTCTGGGACTCCCCGAACTCGGCCGGCGTCATCATCGACGCGCTGCGCGCCGCGAAGATCGCCAAGGACCGCGGTATCGGCGGCCCGATCCTCTCCGCGTCGAGCTACTTCATGAAGTCCCCGCCGGTCCAGTACTTCGACGACGAGGCCTTCGCCAACGTCGAGAAGTTCATCAAGGGCGAGGTCGAGCGCTAA
- a CDS encoding PadR family transcriptional regulator yields the protein MSRRSGILEFAVLGLLRESPMHGYELRKRLNTSLGVFRAFSYGTLYPCLKTLVANGWLIEESGSTPEDALTATLAGRRAKIVYRLTAEGKDHFEELLAQTGPDAYEDEHFAARFAFFGQTSRDVRMRVLEGRRSRLEERLEKMRASLARTRERLDDYTLELQRHGMESVEREVRWLNELIESERAGRDVKRLATEGSAQQDITSGETGGLPRHRDSTRPDPSDDTAT from the coding sequence ATGAGCCGGCGTTCCGGGATCCTCGAGTTCGCCGTACTCGGCCTGCTCCGCGAGTCCCCGATGCACGGCTATGAGCTGCGCAAACGACTCAATACGTCACTGGGTGTGTTCCGTGCCTTCAGCTACGGAACGCTCTACCCCTGCCTCAAGACGCTGGTCGCCAACGGCTGGTTGATCGAGGAATCAGGATCCACACCCGAAGACGCCCTGACGGCAACGCTCGCAGGACGTCGCGCCAAGATCGTCTATCGATTGACGGCGGAAGGTAAGGATCACTTCGAGGAACTTCTCGCGCAGACGGGTCCCGACGCGTACGAGGACGAGCACTTCGCCGCTCGCTTCGCGTTCTTCGGACAGACGTCACGCGACGTACGCATGCGCGTACTGGAGGGCCGCCGCAGCCGTCTGGAGGAGCGCCTCGAGAAGATGCGCGCCTCGCTGGCGCGCACCCGGGAGCGCCTCGACGACTACACGCTTGAGCTCCAGCGCCACGGAATGGAGTCCGTGGAGCGCGAAGTGCGCTGGCTGAACGAGCTCATCGAGAGCGAGCGGGCCGGACGGGACGTCAAGCGTCTCGCCACCGAAGGCTCAGCTCAACAGGACATCACATCTGGAGAGACGGGCGGCCTGCCCCGGCACCGGGACAGCACCCGGCCGGATCCGTCCGACGACACCGCCACGTGA